In Arsenophonus sp. aPb, one DNA window encodes the following:
- the yejM gene encoding LPS biosynthesis-modulating metalloenzyme YejM, producing MVTNTRNYREKVSQMISWGHWFTLFNIVLSLVLSSRYLFVFDWPNTLFGRIYAFVSWLGHFSFVIFACYLLIIFPITFIIGSQRLLRFLYTILSTTILTFLIFDIAFFSRYNLHLTPLLWELLINPKNGEMAREWQLMFICVPIIFLIEMLFATWSWQKLRSLNRQRFTKPLVGIFITAFVASHLMYIWADANFYRPITMQRANYPLSHPMTARKFLERYGYLNQEEYQRKIQQQGNPSALSIEYPLKPLSYQKQAPKYNLLLLVVNNLGYQDTIEGMPTLNTVKANSTQFNQHLSAGIQNQLALFGLFYGLSPSYLDSILNSRKPSALIEALKYHNYQFGLFSSDGFSSPLFRHAILADYSLPEHSAGNDYQTTGEWVKWLNNIQIDTKWFSFLNINGFDNHKSQSDNKVQLDYEIKRIIDALKQKNMLSNTVIVITANHSSNTETNKTTKWLTKGKFNLKQIKVPLWVYWPNTPPQQINKLTSHQDIMTTLMQRLLYVDNSPEDYSQGEDLFTPKRNQPWVLSGDEQVLIMNYSNKTLYLHQNGEVYIFDDKGNRIKGEKPDLTQLLRAFAESTRFNIN from the coding sequence ATGGTGACCAACACTCGAAACTATCGTGAAAAAGTCTCCCAAATGATAAGCTGGGGACACTGGTTTACGTTATTTAATATAGTACTCAGTTTAGTATTAAGTAGCCGATATCTGTTTGTTTTTGATTGGCCGAATACGCTATTCGGCCGGATTTATGCTTTTGTTAGTTGGCTTGGGCATTTTAGCTTTGTTATTTTTGCCTGCTATCTTTTAATTATCTTTCCTATAACTTTCATTATCGGTTCACAGCGACTATTAAGATTTCTATACACCATTCTTAGCACAACCATACTGACTTTTCTCATTTTTGATATCGCTTTTTTTTCGCGCTATAACCTCCATTTAACGCCACTACTATGGGAATTATTAATAAATCCTAAAAACGGCGAAATGGCACGAGAATGGCAACTGATGTTTATTTGTGTGCCAATCATTTTCTTAATTGAGATGTTATTTGCTACCTGGAGTTGGCAAAAATTACGTAGCCTAAACCGTCAACGATTCACTAAACCCTTGGTAGGTATCTTTATCACGGCATTTGTTGCTTCACATTTAATGTATATTTGGGCTGATGCAAATTTTTATCGTCCAATAACGATGCAACGAGCTAATTACCCGCTATCTCATCCAATGACAGCGCGAAAATTTCTTGAACGTTATGGCTATCTCAATCAAGAGGAATATCAACGCAAAATACAACAACAAGGTAATCCTTCAGCTCTATCTATTGAATATCCACTTAAACCACTTAGCTACCAAAAACAAGCCCCAAAGTATAATTTATTGTTGCTTGTCGTTAATAACCTTGGCTATCAAGATACCATTGAAGGTATGCCAACATTAAATACTGTTAAAGCAAATAGTACCCAATTCAATCAGCATCTCAGTGCAGGTATTCAAAATCAACTTGCGCTATTTGGTCTATTCTATGGTTTATCGCCTAGTTATTTGGATAGTATTCTTAATAGCAGAAAACCCTCCGCTTTGATTGAAGCATTAAAATATCACAACTACCAATTTGGTCTGTTTTCATCAGATGGATTTAGCTCGCCACTTTTCCGTCATGCAATTCTGGCAGATTATTCGTTACCCGAACATAGTGCAGGTAATGATTATCAAACCACCGGCGAATGGGTTAAATGGCTAAATAACATACAAATTGATACAAAATGGTTCTCTTTTCTCAATATCAATGGTTTTGATAATCATAAGTCGCAAAGTGACAATAAAGTACAATTAGATTATGAAATTAAACGTATCATTGATGCGTTAAAACAAAAAAATATGTTAAGCAATACTGTTATCGTCATTACGGCAAACCATAGTAGCAATACAGAAACAAATAAAACAACAAAATGGCTTACTAAAGGTAAATTCAATCTTAAACAAATAAAGGTGCCTTTATGGGTATATTGGCCCAATACTCCACCACAACAAATTAATAAGTTAACCAGTCATCAAGATATTATGACTACCTTAATGCAACGTTTACTTTATGTTGATAATTCACCAGAAGACTATTCTCAAGGTGAAGATCTTTTTACCCCTAAACGTAACCAACCCTGGGTCTTATCAGGTGATGAACAGGTGTTGATTATGAATTATTCCAATAAAACCCTTTATCTACATCAAAATGGAGAGGTTTATATCTTTGATGATAAAGGCAACAGAATAAAAGGTGAAAAACCTGATTTGACTCAGCTGCTAAGAGCTTTTGCCGAATCTACACGCTTTAATATTAATTAA